The segment CCGACTCCGCGGGGCCGCCGTACCCCCACCGCACGTGGACGGCGGGGATCCCTTCGGCGGCCGCGCTCTCGACGTCGTACGCGCGGTCGCCGACCATGAGGGGCCGGCGGACGTCGGCGCCGCCCGACCGCAGACGGGCCAGGCACTCCCGGATCACCTCCCGCTTCGTCGTGCGGCCCGCCTCCTCGCGCACGCCGCACACGGTCGGCAGCCGGGAGCCGAGACCGAAGCGACGGACCATCAGCTCGGCCTGGTCCTGCACCTTCGAGGTCGCGACACCCATCGGCAGACCGCGTGCGGCCAGGGCGTCGAGCAGTTCGGGCACACCGTCGTACAGCGCGGCGGCCGTCGCGCCGTCACGGGCGTACGCGGCGCGGTAGACCGTGAGGGCGGCCCGGGCGGCGGCCTCGTCGAGTCCGGCCACGCGGCGGAAGGTGTCGTGCATCGGCGGGCCGACGAAGGAGCGCAGGGTGGCCGCGTCGGGGACCGCCGCCCCGACGGAACGCAGGGCCTCGGCGGCGCTGGCGGTCACGCCGGGAGCGGAGTCCACCAGGGTGCCGTCCAGGTCGAGCAGGACGCAGGTCGGCGCTCTCACGCGACCACCCCGGCGGTGCGGCGGCGGCCGTGCCGCAGCCAGTGGTACAGGTAGCAGCCTGCGACGAACGGGACGCCGAAGTACAGGGCCGTCGCCTGTGCCGGGTCGAGCGCGATACCGA is part of the Streptomyces asoensis genome and harbors:
- a CDS encoding HAD hydrolase-like protein, which encodes MRAPTCVLLDLDGTLVDSAPGVTASAAEALRSVGAAVPDAATLRSFVGPPMHDTFRRVAGLDEAAARAALTVYRAAYARDGATAAALYDGVPELLDALAARGLPMGVATSKVQDQAELMVRRFGLGSRLPTVCGVREEAGRTTKREVIRECLARLRSGGADVRRPLMVGDRAYDVESAAAEGIPAVHVRWGYGGPAESAHAVASVARPAELVDWIDLLDHAGNGAEMKDEHA